A genomic stretch from Theobroma cacao cultivar B97-61/B2 chromosome 4, Criollo_cocoa_genome_V2, whole genome shotgun sequence includes:
- the LOC18601519 gene encoding structural maintenance of chromosomes protein 4 isoform X1: protein MGIKSSDEHETREPDQARGGSRGPRLVINEMVMRNFKSYAGEQRVGPFHKSFSAVVGPNGSGKSNVIDAMLFVFGKRAKQMRLNKVSELIHNSTNHQNLESAGVSVHFQEIIDLDDGTYEAVPGSDFVISRVAFRDNSSKYYINNRASNFTEVTKKLKGKGVDLDNNRFLILQGEVEQISLMKPKAQGPHDEGFLEYLEDIIGTNKYVEKIDESSKELETLNEKRSGVVQMVKLAEKERDSLEDVKNEAEAYMLKELSLLKWQEKAAKLAFEDTNLKMVELQENLSDLEENLKNKREGIRESNKRLKELESAHNTHLRRKEELDNDLRTCKEDFKEFERQDVKYREDLKHMKQKLKKLEDKLEKDSLKIEDMTKECENSTNLIPKLEENIPKLQKLLLDEEKVLEEMKENSKVETERYRSELSKVRAELEPWEKELIVHKGKLEVAYTESKLLTQKHEAAHTAFEDAQKEMENILGKTEAITAAIEGKRSNLEKNKLEALEARKLEQECIKEQEALIPLEQAAREKVAELKSVLDSEKSQGSVLKAILQAKESNQIEGIYGRMGDLGAIDAKYDVAISTACPGLDYIVVETTAAAQACVELLRREQLGVATFMILEKQVDLLHKSKEKVRTPEGIPRLYDLIKVQDERLKLAFFAALGNTIVAKDLDQATRIAYGGNKEFRRVVTLDGALFEKSGTMSGGGSKPRGGKMGTSIRAASVSREAVINAEKELATLVESLNSIRQRIADAVRRYQASEKIVVQLEMEIAKNQKEIDSLNSEYKYLEKQLDSLEAASRPKQDEVHRLEQLKETISAEEKEIDRLIKGSKQLKEQALDLQNKIENAGGEKLKTQKSKVEKIQSDIDKNSTEINRHKVQIETGEKMVKKLTKGIEESKKEKERIIEGKEKLRGMFKEIEQKAFMVQENYKKMQKLIDEHGEVLDKSKLEYEKEKKMVDELRASEVDAEFKFQEMKKMYKELEIKGNGYKKRLDDLEIALQKHMEQIQKDLVDTEKLQATLADETLTEACDLKRALEMVALLEAQLKEMNPNLDSISEYRRKVSLYNERVEDLNTVTQQRDDIKKQYDEWRKKRLDEFMAGFNAISLKLKEMYQMITLGGDAELELVDSLDPFSEGVVFSVRPPKKSWKNIANLSGGEKTLSSLALVFALHHYKPTPLYVMDEIDAALDFKNVSIVGHYVKDRTKDAQFIIISLRNNMFELADRLVGIYKTDNCTKSITINPGSFVVCEKAA from the exons ATGGGAATAAAATCGTCGGATGAGCACGAGACTCGAGAGCCCGACCAGGCCCGCGGGGGATCTCGAGGCCCGAGGTTGGTCATTAACGAGATGGTGATGAGGAACTTCAAGTCTTACGCCGGTGAACAGCGCGTCGGTCCTTTTCACAAG AGTTTTTCTGCGGTGGTCGGACCAAATGGAAGTGGTAAGAGCAATGTGATAGATGCCATGCTCTTTGTATTTGGGAAGAGAGCAAAGCAG ATGCGGCTTAATAAAGTTTCAGAGCTTATTCACAATTCCACAAATCATCAGAATCTTGAAAGTGCTGGTGTTTCTGTTCATTTTCAGGAAATTATTGATTTG GATGATGGGACATATGAAGCTGTTCCAGGAAGTGATTTTGTTATTTCCCGGGTTGCATTTCGGGATAACTCCTCCAAATATTACATTAATAACCGTGCTAGTAACTTTACTGAGGTTACAAAGAaattgaaaggaaaaggagTTGATCTTGACAACAATCGATTTCTTATTCTTCAG GGTGAAGTTGAGCAAATTTCGCTGATGAAACCAAAAGCACAAGGGCCTCATGATGAAGGTTTCCTTGAATATCTTGAGGACATAATAGGAACTAACAAATATGTTGAAAAGATTGATGAATCATCTAAGGA GCTAGAAACTCTCAATGAAAAACGATCAGGTGTTGTGCAAATGGTTAAATTGGcggagaaagaaagagatagCTTGGAG GATGTTAAGAATGAGGCAGAAGCATACATGCTGAAAGAGCTTTCTCTCTTGAAATGGCAAGAGAAAGCTGCAAAACTGGCTTTTGAAGATACCAACTTGAAAATGGTTGAACTACAAGAAAATTTATCTGACTtagaagaaaatttgaagaataaaag GGAAGGGATTCGGGAAAGCAACAAGAGGTTGAAGGAGCTCGAGTCTGCGCACAACACTCACCTGAGAAGAAAAGAG GAACTTGATAATGATTTGAGAACCTGTAAGGAAGACTTTAAGGAGTTTGAAAGGCAGGATGTTAAATACCGGGAAGATCTGAAGCATATGAAACAGAAGCTGAAGAAACTTGAGGATAAACTTGAAAAG GattcattaaaaattgaggACATGACAAAGGAGTGTGAGAACTCAACAAATCTAATCCCAAAACTTGAGGAGAACATTCCAAAGCTTCAAAAGCTTTTGCTGGATGAGGAGAAAGTCCTGGAAGAAATGAAAGAGAATTCTAAAG TTGAAACTGAGAGATATCGCTCTGAGCTTTCAAAGGTTCGTGCTGAATTAGAACCTTGGGAAAAAGAGCTGATTGTGCATAAGGGAAAACTTGAAGTTGCTTACACTGAAAGCAAGCTTCTAACTCAAAAG CATGAAGCTGCTCATACAGCTTTTGAGGATGCTCAAAAGGAGATGGAGAACATATTGGGGAAAACTGAAGCAATAACGGCAGCCATTGAGGGTAAGCGAAGTAATCTGGAAAAGAACAAGCTTGAAGCATTGGAAGCACGTAAACTGGAACAG GAATGCATCAAAGAACAAGAAGCATTGATTCCTCTTGAACAAGCTGCAAGAGAGAAGGTTGCAGAACTAAAGTCGGTGCTGGATTCTGAGAAGAGCCAGGGATCTGTTTTAAAAGCAATTTTGCAGGCTAAAGAATCCAATCAAATTGAGGGAATATATGGTAGAATGGGTGATTTGGGTGCTATTGATG CAAAATATGATGTTGCCATCTCAACTGCTTGTCCGGGACTTGATTATATTGTGGTGGAAACCACTGCTGCAGCACAAGCATGTGTTGAACTGCTCCGGAGGGAGCAACTTGGTGTTGCAACATTCATGATTCTG GAGAAACAGGTTGATCTTTTACATAAATCAAAGGAGAAAGTAAGAACCCCTGAGGGAATTCCACGTCTCTATGACTTGATTAAAGTTCAGGATGAAAGACTGAAACTTGCCTTCTTTGCTGCTCTTGGAAACACAATTGTAGCAAAGGATCTTGATCAG GCAACACGTATTGCATATGGTGGGAACAAAGAATTTCGACGTGTGGTAACACTTGATGGTGctctttttgaaaaatctgGTACCATGAGTGGTGGGGGAAGCAAGCCACGTGGCGGTAAGATGGGGACATCTATTCGAGCGGCTAGCGTGTCTAGAGAAGCTGTTATTAATGCCGAGAAGGAGCTTGCTACTTTGGTTGAATCATTAAATAGCATCCGGCAAAGAATTGCTGATGCAGTCAGGCGCTACCAAGCCTCAGAAAAGATAGTTGTGCAGTTGGAGATGGAAatagctaaaaatcaaaaagag ATTGACAGTTTGAATTCGGaatataaatatcttgaaaagCAACTTGATTCCCTGGAGGCTGCCTCACGACCAAAGCAGGATGAAGTTCATAGGCTGGAGCAGCTTAAGGAGACTATTTCtgcagaagaaaaagagattgaTAGACTCATTAAAGGGTCTAAACAGCTGAAGGAGCAG GCTTTAGATCTGCAGAATAAGATAGAAAATGCTGGGGGTGAAAAGTTGAAAACACAGAAGTCTAAGGTTGAAAAGATACAGTCT GATATTGACAAGAATAGCACAGAGATCAACCGTCACAAGGTTCAAATAGAGACAGGTGAGAAAATGGTGAAGAAGTTGACAAAGGGGATTGAAGAGTCGAAGAAGGAGAAAGAACGAATCATTGAGGGGAAGGAAAAGTTGCGTGGCATGTTTAAAGAAATAGAGCAGAAGGCATTTATGGTTCAAGAGAATTATAAGAAGATGCAGAAG TTAATTGATGAACATGGAGAAGTGCTTGATAAATCAAAATTGGAgtatgaaaaagagaaaaaaatggttGATGAGTTGCGTGCATCAGAG GTGGATGCTGAGTTCAAATTccaagaaatgaaaaagatgtATAAGGAGTTAGAAATTAAGGGGAATGGTTATAAGAAAAGGCTTGATGACTTGGAAATTGCTCTACAAAAGCATATGGAACA GATACAGAAAGATCTAGTAGACACTGAAAAGCTTCAAGCGACCTTGGCTGATGAGACTCTAACTGAGGCTTGCGACCTGAAAAGGGCCCTTGAAATGGTGGCATTGCTGGAAGCACAGCTGAAAGAGATGAATCCAAATCTTGATTCAATCTCAGA ATATCGAAGAAAAGTTTCACTGTACAATGAGCGAGTTGAGGATCTTAACACAGTTACCCAACAGCGCGATGATATAAAGAAGCAGTATGATGAATGGAGAAAGAAAAG GTTGGATGAGTTCATGGCAGGATTCAATGCAATATCTTTGAAGTTAAAGGAAATGTATCAG ATGATCACACTTGGAGGAGATGCAGAACTTGAATTGGTGGACTCCTTGGATCCTTTCTCTGAAGGTGTTGTTTTCAGTGTTAGACCACCCAAGAAGAGCTGGAAGAATATTGCGAACTTATCGGGTGGTGAAAAG ACTCTCAGCTCGTTAGCTCTCGTTTTTGCTCTTCATCATTACAAGCCGACTCCACTTTATGTAATGGATGAAATTGATGCAGCTCTAG ACTTCAAGAATGTTTCTATCGTGGGACATTATGTCAAGGATCGGACAAAGGATGCACAGTTTATAATAATAAG CCTGAGGAACAACATGTTTGAGTTGGCTGATCGACTTGTTGGGATCTACAAAACTGATAATTGTACAAAGAGCATTACTATCAACCCAGGCAGTTTTGTGGTGTGCGAGAAAGCTGCATAA
- the LOC18601519 gene encoding structural maintenance of chromosomes protein 4 isoform X2: protein MGIKSSDEHETREPDQARGGSRGPRLVINEMVMRNFKSYAGEQRVGPFHKSFSAVVGPNGSGKSNVIDAMLFVFGKRAKQMRLNKVSELIHNSTNHQNLESAGVSVHFQEIIDLDDGTYEAVPGSDFVISRVAFRDNSSKYYINNRASNFTEVTKKLKGKGVDLDNNRFLILQGEVEQISLMKPKAQGPHDEGFLEYLEDIIGTNKYVEKIDESSKELETLNEKRSGVVQMVKLAEKERDSLEDVKNEAEAYMLKELSLLKWQEKAAKLAFEDTNLKMVELQENLSDLEENLKNKREGIRESNKRLKELESAHNTHLRRKEELDNDLRTCKEDFKEFERQDVKYREDLKHMKQKLKKLEDKLEKDSLKIEDMTKECENSTNLIPKLEENIPKLQKLLLDEEKVLEEMKENSKVETERYRSELSKVRAELEPWEKELIVHKGKLEVAYTESKLLTQKHEAAHTAFEDAQKEMENILGKTEAITAAIEGKRSNLEKNKLEALEARKLEQECIKEQEALIPLEQAAREKVAELKSVLDSEKSQGSVLKAILQAKESNQIEGIYGRMGDLGAIDAKYDVAISTACPGLDYIVVETTAAAQACVELLRREQLGVATFMILEKQVDLLHKSKEKVRTPEGIPRLYDLIKVQDERLKLAFFAALGNTIVAKDLDQATRIAYGGNKEFRRVVTLDGALFEKSGTMSGGGSKPRGGKMGTSIRAASVSREAVINAEKELATLVESLNSIRQRIADAVRRYQASEKIVVQLEMEIAKNQKEIDSLNSEYKYLEKQLDSLEAASRPKQDEVHRLEQLKETISAEEKEIDRLIKGSKQLKEQDIDKNSTEINRHKVQIETGEKMVKKLTKGIEESKKEKERIIEGKEKLRGMFKEIEQKAFMVQENYKKMQKLIDEHGEVLDKSKLEYEKEKKMVDELRASEVDAEFKFQEMKKMYKELEIKGNGYKKRLDDLEIALQKHMEQIQKDLVDTEKLQATLADETLTEACDLKRALEMVALLEAQLKEMNPNLDSISEYRRKVSLYNERVEDLNTVTQQRDDIKKQYDEWRKKRLDEFMAGFNAISLKLKEMYQMITLGGDAELELVDSLDPFSEGVVFSVRPPKKSWKNIANLSGGEKTLSSLALVFALHHYKPTPLYVMDEIDAALDFKNVSIVGHYVKDRTKDAQFIIISLRNNMFELADRLVGIYKTDNCTKSITINPGSFVVCEKAA, encoded by the exons ATGGGAATAAAATCGTCGGATGAGCACGAGACTCGAGAGCCCGACCAGGCCCGCGGGGGATCTCGAGGCCCGAGGTTGGTCATTAACGAGATGGTGATGAGGAACTTCAAGTCTTACGCCGGTGAACAGCGCGTCGGTCCTTTTCACAAG AGTTTTTCTGCGGTGGTCGGACCAAATGGAAGTGGTAAGAGCAATGTGATAGATGCCATGCTCTTTGTATTTGGGAAGAGAGCAAAGCAG ATGCGGCTTAATAAAGTTTCAGAGCTTATTCACAATTCCACAAATCATCAGAATCTTGAAAGTGCTGGTGTTTCTGTTCATTTTCAGGAAATTATTGATTTG GATGATGGGACATATGAAGCTGTTCCAGGAAGTGATTTTGTTATTTCCCGGGTTGCATTTCGGGATAACTCCTCCAAATATTACATTAATAACCGTGCTAGTAACTTTACTGAGGTTACAAAGAaattgaaaggaaaaggagTTGATCTTGACAACAATCGATTTCTTATTCTTCAG GGTGAAGTTGAGCAAATTTCGCTGATGAAACCAAAAGCACAAGGGCCTCATGATGAAGGTTTCCTTGAATATCTTGAGGACATAATAGGAACTAACAAATATGTTGAAAAGATTGATGAATCATCTAAGGA GCTAGAAACTCTCAATGAAAAACGATCAGGTGTTGTGCAAATGGTTAAATTGGcggagaaagaaagagatagCTTGGAG GATGTTAAGAATGAGGCAGAAGCATACATGCTGAAAGAGCTTTCTCTCTTGAAATGGCAAGAGAAAGCTGCAAAACTGGCTTTTGAAGATACCAACTTGAAAATGGTTGAACTACAAGAAAATTTATCTGACTtagaagaaaatttgaagaataaaag GGAAGGGATTCGGGAAAGCAACAAGAGGTTGAAGGAGCTCGAGTCTGCGCACAACACTCACCTGAGAAGAAAAGAG GAACTTGATAATGATTTGAGAACCTGTAAGGAAGACTTTAAGGAGTTTGAAAGGCAGGATGTTAAATACCGGGAAGATCTGAAGCATATGAAACAGAAGCTGAAGAAACTTGAGGATAAACTTGAAAAG GattcattaaaaattgaggACATGACAAAGGAGTGTGAGAACTCAACAAATCTAATCCCAAAACTTGAGGAGAACATTCCAAAGCTTCAAAAGCTTTTGCTGGATGAGGAGAAAGTCCTGGAAGAAATGAAAGAGAATTCTAAAG TTGAAACTGAGAGATATCGCTCTGAGCTTTCAAAGGTTCGTGCTGAATTAGAACCTTGGGAAAAAGAGCTGATTGTGCATAAGGGAAAACTTGAAGTTGCTTACACTGAAAGCAAGCTTCTAACTCAAAAG CATGAAGCTGCTCATACAGCTTTTGAGGATGCTCAAAAGGAGATGGAGAACATATTGGGGAAAACTGAAGCAATAACGGCAGCCATTGAGGGTAAGCGAAGTAATCTGGAAAAGAACAAGCTTGAAGCATTGGAAGCACGTAAACTGGAACAG GAATGCATCAAAGAACAAGAAGCATTGATTCCTCTTGAACAAGCTGCAAGAGAGAAGGTTGCAGAACTAAAGTCGGTGCTGGATTCTGAGAAGAGCCAGGGATCTGTTTTAAAAGCAATTTTGCAGGCTAAAGAATCCAATCAAATTGAGGGAATATATGGTAGAATGGGTGATTTGGGTGCTATTGATG CAAAATATGATGTTGCCATCTCAACTGCTTGTCCGGGACTTGATTATATTGTGGTGGAAACCACTGCTGCAGCACAAGCATGTGTTGAACTGCTCCGGAGGGAGCAACTTGGTGTTGCAACATTCATGATTCTG GAGAAACAGGTTGATCTTTTACATAAATCAAAGGAGAAAGTAAGAACCCCTGAGGGAATTCCACGTCTCTATGACTTGATTAAAGTTCAGGATGAAAGACTGAAACTTGCCTTCTTTGCTGCTCTTGGAAACACAATTGTAGCAAAGGATCTTGATCAG GCAACACGTATTGCATATGGTGGGAACAAAGAATTTCGACGTGTGGTAACACTTGATGGTGctctttttgaaaaatctgGTACCATGAGTGGTGGGGGAAGCAAGCCACGTGGCGGTAAGATGGGGACATCTATTCGAGCGGCTAGCGTGTCTAGAGAAGCTGTTATTAATGCCGAGAAGGAGCTTGCTACTTTGGTTGAATCATTAAATAGCATCCGGCAAAGAATTGCTGATGCAGTCAGGCGCTACCAAGCCTCAGAAAAGATAGTTGTGCAGTTGGAGATGGAAatagctaaaaatcaaaaagag ATTGACAGTTTGAATTCGGaatataaatatcttgaaaagCAACTTGATTCCCTGGAGGCTGCCTCACGACCAAAGCAGGATGAAGTTCATAGGCTGGAGCAGCTTAAGGAGACTATTTCtgcagaagaaaaagagattgaTAGACTCATTAAAGGGTCTAAACAGCTGAAGGAGCAG GATATTGACAAGAATAGCACAGAGATCAACCGTCACAAGGTTCAAATAGAGACAGGTGAGAAAATGGTGAAGAAGTTGACAAAGGGGATTGAAGAGTCGAAGAAGGAGAAAGAACGAATCATTGAGGGGAAGGAAAAGTTGCGTGGCATGTTTAAAGAAATAGAGCAGAAGGCATTTATGGTTCAAGAGAATTATAAGAAGATGCAGAAG TTAATTGATGAACATGGAGAAGTGCTTGATAAATCAAAATTGGAgtatgaaaaagagaaaaaaatggttGATGAGTTGCGTGCATCAGAG GTGGATGCTGAGTTCAAATTccaagaaatgaaaaagatgtATAAGGAGTTAGAAATTAAGGGGAATGGTTATAAGAAAAGGCTTGATGACTTGGAAATTGCTCTACAAAAGCATATGGAACA GATACAGAAAGATCTAGTAGACACTGAAAAGCTTCAAGCGACCTTGGCTGATGAGACTCTAACTGAGGCTTGCGACCTGAAAAGGGCCCTTGAAATGGTGGCATTGCTGGAAGCACAGCTGAAAGAGATGAATCCAAATCTTGATTCAATCTCAGA ATATCGAAGAAAAGTTTCACTGTACAATGAGCGAGTTGAGGATCTTAACACAGTTACCCAACAGCGCGATGATATAAAGAAGCAGTATGATGAATGGAGAAAGAAAAG GTTGGATGAGTTCATGGCAGGATTCAATGCAATATCTTTGAAGTTAAAGGAAATGTATCAG ATGATCACACTTGGAGGAGATGCAGAACTTGAATTGGTGGACTCCTTGGATCCTTTCTCTGAAGGTGTTGTTTTCAGTGTTAGACCACCCAAGAAGAGCTGGAAGAATATTGCGAACTTATCGGGTGGTGAAAAG ACTCTCAGCTCGTTAGCTCTCGTTTTTGCTCTTCATCATTACAAGCCGACTCCACTTTATGTAATGGATGAAATTGATGCAGCTCTAG ACTTCAAGAATGTTTCTATCGTGGGACATTATGTCAAGGATCGGACAAAGGATGCACAGTTTATAATAATAAG CCTGAGGAACAACATGTTTGAGTTGGCTGATCGACTTGTTGGGATCTACAAAACTGATAATTGTACAAAGAGCATTACTATCAACCCAGGCAGTTTTGTGGTGTGCGAGAAAGCTGCATAA
- the LOC18601520 gene encoding aquaporin NIP2-1, which translates to MATTDHRNEIVPVDQTPTPQRPDTVRNSFLQHYPPDFPRKVFAEVIATYLLVFVTCGSAAVSSTDENKISRLGASVAGGLIVTVMIYAVGHVSGAHMNPAVTVAFAAVRHFPWKQVPFYAAAQFTGSISASFTLRVLLHPIKLLGTTSPSGSDVQALVMEMVVTFSMMFVTSAVATDTKAVGELAGMAVGSAVCITSILAGPISGGSMNPARTIGPALASAHYKAIWVYVVGPVTGTVMGAWSYSRIRATDKPVQAIAPQSSSFKLRRMRGQDGELPNKDPFDDL; encoded by the exons ATGGCTACGACGGATCATAGGAATGAGATAGTCCCAGTGGATCAAACTCCAACACCCCAAAGGCCAGACACAGTTCGCAATTCATTTCTACAACACTACCCTCCTGATTTTCCAAGAAAG GTGTTTGCCGAGGTCATAGCAACCTACTTGCTGGTGTTTGTGACATGTGGATCAGCTGCTGTGAGTTCCACTGACGAAAACAAAATCTCAAGGCTTGGAGCTTCAGTTGCCGGCGGTCTTATAGTAACTGTAATGATCTATGCAGTTGGGCATGTCTCTGGTGCACACATGAACCCAGCTGTTACTGTGGCATTTGCAGCTGTCAGACATTTTCCATGGAAACAG GTCCCATTTTATGCTGCAGCTCAATTCACGGGATCAATTTCTGCATCGTTCACACTTAGAGTATTATTGCATCCGATAAAACTTCTTGGCACAACATCACCTTCAGGATCGGATGTTCAAGCTCTAGTCATGGAAATGGTCGTCACATTTTCAATGATGTTTGTTACTTCAGCTGTAGCAACTGATACTAAAGCG GTAGGAGAGCTAGCGGGCATGGCTGTTGGTTCTGCGGTCTGCATAACTTCAATCTTGGCAGG ACCAATATCAGGTGGATCAATGAACCCAGCAAGGACCATAGGACCAGCACTTGCTAGTGCTCACTACAAGGCAATTTGGGTGTACGTGGTAGGACCAGTGACAGGAACCGTGATGGGGGCATGGTCTTACAGTCGGATTCGGGCAACAGACAAGCCGGTTCAAGCAATCGCTCCACAATCATCTTCATTCAAACTTCGCCGGATGAGGGGCCAAGATGGAGAGCTTCCAAACAAAGACCCTTTCGATGATCTTTGA